A window from Chelmon rostratus isolate fCheRos1 chromosome 13, fCheRos1.pri, whole genome shotgun sequence encodes these proteins:
- the obsl1b gene encoding obscurin-like protein 1: MDVFGGAPRFLAYPRPVVVQSGTDAVLKCQIGGDPRPAVIWERNNEKIDPQGRYRVFEDGNVYNLIISAVTTEDSGQYICKAKNSIGETYAAATLKVEGEAQEMEFREENKPRFLIKPLSTRVGRGEDAVFSCKLWGNPRPEVVWEKDGRKLNEIFESTHFSVGYQDGGWFQLKIFKTRAPDGGVYTCKARNEFGEALAGAVLLVDAGPGHEEEGNRNGYTNGHWKAHQGKQRSGRQVPNRLKDDTMTKSTKVKMFAVTEGKHAKFRCFVTGKPKPEIIWRKDGRLILSGRRYLLYEDREGYFTLKVLYCKQKDNGVYVCAASNTAGQTLSAVHLSVKEPPVRFKQPLIDLEVWERDLAVLECEVPEDSVPITWYLEDRRLQPGAKYGMEEWGTKRRLTIRDIGVDDDGIYLCEMPDGGRSIAEVAVKGTILRKLPRKVDVLEGENAAFCVEVEKEEMDIHWYKDGVELRETHQTILKSFGRTHILVFVNTMPQDSGLVTFLVGRSKTSSQLRVKAARHCPPSCPVGVQINTERANAALLSWVPAQDSRKNPPSGYVLERQEVGTGSQEWLQCLTTDSATSVEILGDSVPCEADYRFRICSVNKYGKSNNVEFPRAVHLVPVARIQAPLQDALVPEGQDALFSIELSASVIGTWFLNGTQLQEDERYSMRRSRTHQSLRIRGVRDTDNGAEITFIAYGIRDSAALYIQAPLVKFSPLSEMDRNKFVEMGNPIVLYCELSDPAAPVHWYKNGVELQTMEGLHIQSEGTMRRIVIQSAEFSHSGVYCCDAIDDVIRFNVEVEAPPITFADIPEEDLFKSVVEQEQLVLSSEVSRADGVVQWYKDGIEMHSSNNITMQAEGTRRILTVHSVQLSDTGTYTCRAGDNVLMFKVNIREPPVMITFPKEDVHLERHVPEEIILSCELSRPNGVVSWYKDGQKLQESENIKLKTEGPYRRLKILSSGVEDSGEYVCDTADDSIFFHLSITEPPVRIVSPSQSQMELCQQTSERMVLSCEISRPNVAVRWYRDGLEVEENDNLILEVDGVYRRLIIPETTVKDSAEYVCDTADDSMTFFVNIAEPPVRFVRPRKMASRVEKVAGDTLVLDCEVSRSNAEVTWKKNGEEVEDSRNITILEDGVMRQLTVHSLTVEDAGQYVCDAKDDVMDFHVKVQDLPVKILGKTDAKTEKQFLVSDDIILVCELSRANASVSWYKDNQLIDDTERYCSEEQGVFRSLVVLNAGLEDSGEYTCDAVDDKMVFYITVKEPPVQIVGNSGHPEHHILVAGDDLILECEVSRPNAIVQWLWNGEILKPDTRIQIDSYDVVRKLVLSGLEPSDSGKYVCDAIDDKLITIVEVQVPRVVEFIAELRNITVCEGEDAVFKCVVSPEDTQLAWRLNGKRVALNERTVVSSNGLCHMLCIHNCMVSDSGRVTADAEGLVSEAELQVQEQQVLFTKKMTPVVAEEYSEATLEVEVSLDSGEVQWMRQGVLIHPGAKYTLKHKGRKHSLTIHKLAVSDRGTYSCETLHDRTQAQLTVEPRKITIKRGLTDVKTTERETASFEVELSHPHVTGTWTRNGIQLKPTSHFRMSAKGAVHSLTISNLSVEDTATFMFCVEHLKTSARLVVKEPPVTIFRKLEDQKFPDGAVISIECELSRHNVDVKWLKNGVEVKPGKDLRIYAMGRKRFLQIMKCHVSDSGMYTCDAGDATTSCTVEVYERELLVLQGLEDLDIQEDQNAVFVCEISVEDVPGEWYKNGERIHPTSTVKIRQEGTKHFLLMCNVRAEDSGEIKFVSRHVESVASLEVEELPVNIVKPLQDKTALEKSRVILDCTVSNPRCSIRWYKGSNVILPSERFEICSEGCYRKLIIQQVALDDEGTYSVQVGEYTCSAKLTVEAQSLLMVRELKDVEVMAPDEACFECEVSVPVLKAPVWSLNGEPLQSSSRVRLERMGTVHRLTLRQTSPDMNGEVEFASGKAKSRAQLRVLSDP, encoded by the exons ATGGATGTGTTTGGTGGCGCACCACGTTTCTTGGCCTATCCGAGACCTGTGGTGGTACAAAGTGGAACTGATGCAGTCCTCAAGTGTCAAATTGGTGGTGATCCAAGGCCCGCGGTTATCTGGGAGCGGAACAATGAAAAGATTGACCCACAAGGACGGTATAGGGTCTTTGAGGATGGAAATGTTTACAAtctcatcatttcagctgtgaCCACGGAGGATAGTGGCCAGTACATATGCAAAGCAAAGAACAGCATTGGGGAAACATACGCAGCGGCCACACTGAAGGTGGAAGGTGAGGCGCAAGAGATGGAGTTTCGAGAGGAAAATAAGCCCCGGTTCCTCATCAAGCCCCTGTCCACTCGTGTTGGCCGCGGGGAAGATGCTGTCTTCTCTTGTAAGCTCTGGGGAAACCCACGACCAGAGGTGGTCTGGGAAAAGGATGGCAGGAAACTCAATGAAATATTTGAaagcacacatttcagtgtggGCTACCAGGACGGTGGATGGTTCCAGCTCAAGATTTTTAAGACTCGTGCACCAGATGGTGGTGTATATACATGCAAAGCCAGAAATGAGTTTGGGGAAGCTCTGGCAGGGGCTGTGTTGCTCGTCGATGCGGGCCCAGGACATGAGGAAGAAGGAAATCGTAATGGCTATACAAATGGCCACTGGAAAGCCCACCAGGGAAAACAGAGGAGTGGAAGGCAAGTCCCAAACCGGCTAAAAGACGACACCATGACCAAGTCCACTAAAgtaaaaatgtttgcagtgacaGAGGGTAAACATGCCAAATTCCGCTGCTTTGTGACTGGAAAACCCAAACCAGAAATAATTTGGAGGAAAGATGGCAGGCTGATACTGTCTGGAAGGCGTTATTTGTTGTATGAGGACAGAGAAGGATACTTCACACTTAAAGTTCTGTACTGTAAGCAGAAGGATAACGGAGTTTATGTTTGTGCTGCGTCGAATACTGCAGGGCAAACCCTCAGTGCCGTACACCTCTCCGTGAAGG AGCCGCCTGTGCGGTTCAAGCAGCCTCTCATTGATCTAGAAGTATGGGAACGAGATTTGGCTGTTCTCGAGTGTGAAGTTCCAGAGGACTCTGTTCCCATCACATGGTATCTGGAGGATAGAAGACTGCAGCCAGGGGCCAAATATGGGATGGAGGAGTGGGGAACAAAAAGGCGACTGACTATCCGTGACATCGGGGTTGACGATGACGGGATTTACCTCTGCGAGATGCCCGATGGGGGGAGAAGCATTGCAGAGGTCGCCGTGAAAG GGACGATTTTGCGGAAGCTTCCAAGAAAAGTGGACGTATTGGAGGGCGAAAACGCCGCCTTCTGTGTTgaagtggaaaaagaagaaatggacATACACTGGTACAAAGATGGTGTAGAGCTGCGTGAAACGCATCAGACCATCCTTAAGTCCTTCGGTCGTACTCACATCCTGGTTTTCGTCAATACGATGCCCCAAGACTCTGGCCTTGTGACTTTCCTTGTAGGCAGATCCAAGACTTCCTCTCAGCTGAGAGTGAAAG CGGCCAGACATTGTCCTCCCAGTTGTCCAGTGGGTGTGCAGATCAACACGGAGCGAGCTaatgcagctctgctctcatgGGTTCCTGCTCAGGACTCGCGAAAGAACCCTCCATCTGGTTACGTGCTCGAGCGACAGGAAGTGGGCACCGGCTCTCAGGAGTGGCTGCAGTGCCTGACCACAGACTCTGCGACGTCAGTGGAGATCCTGGGTGACAGCGTACCATGTGAAGCTGATTATCGATTTCGCATTTGCAGTGTAAACAAATATGGAAAGAGCAACAATGTTGAGTTCCCGAGGGCTGTTCACTTGG tTCCAGTTGCCAGAATACAAGCTCCTTTGCAGGATGCCTTGGTGCCAGAGGGCCAAGATGCCCTCTTCTCTATCGAGCTGTCTGCCTCGGTTATCGGTACATGGTTCTTGAATGGTACTCAGCTTCAGGAGGATGAACGTTATTCCATGCGTCGGTCAAGAACACACCAGTCTCTTCGCATACGAGGAGTACGTGATACAGACAATGGAGCTGAGATCACGTTTATTGCCTATGGGATTCGGGATTCTGCAGCACTGTACATCCAAG CTCCTCTTGTCAAGTTTTCGCCACTGTCAGAAATGGATCGAAATAAATTTGTAGAAATGGGGAACCCCATTGTGCTGTACTGTGAGCTGTCAGACCCGGCGGCTCCGGTGCACTGGTACAAGAACGGGGTGGAATTGCAAACAATGGAGGGTCTTCATATCCAATCGGAGGGCACCATGAGAAGAATTGTCATCCAATCAGCAGAGTTCTCACATTCGGGAGTGTATTGCTGTGATGCGATTGATGACGTCATCAGGTTCAATGTGGAAGTAGAGG CACCGCCAATAACATTTGCTGACATCCCAGAGGAGGACCTGTTCAAGAGTGTTGTGGAACAAGAACAGCTTGTTCTGTCAAGTGAAGTATCAAGGGCTGATGGTGTTGTCCAGTGGTACAAAGATGGAATTGAAATGCACTCAAGTAATAATATTACAATGCAAGCAGAGGGCACCAGAAGGATCCTGACAGTTCATTCAGTCCAACTGTCTGACACGGGCACATACACATGCCGTGCAGGAGACAACGTTTTAATGTTCAAGGTTAACATACGAG AACCACCGGTGATGATAACCTTTCCCAAGGAGGACGTCCATCTCGAACGCCACGTCCCTGAGGAAATCATTCTGAGCTGTGAACTGTCTCGTCCAAACGGTGTTGTCAGCTGGTACAAAGACGGCCAAAAGCTGCAAGAGAGTGAGAACATCAAGCTGAAGACTGAAGGCCCTTATCGACGACTCAAGATTCTTTCAAGTGGAGTCGAAGATTCTGGAGAATACGTCTGTGACACAGCTGACGATTCAATATTCTTTCACCTTAGCATTACAG AACCGCCAGTGCGGATTGTGTCCCCAAGTCAGTCCCAAATGGAACTGTGCCAGCAGACCTCTGAGAGGATGGTACTGAGCTGTGAGATCTCGCGGCCTAATGTAGCGGTGCGCTGGTACCGAGACGGACTCGAGGTGGAGGAAAATGACAACCTTATCCTAGAGGTGGACGGTGTCTACAGAAGACTTATTATACCTGAAACTACAGTCAAAGATTCCGCCGAATACGTCTGCGATACTGCAGATGACTCCATGACATTCTTTGTAAACATAGCAG AGCCTCCTGTTCGCTTCGTACGTCCAAGGAAGATGGCAAGCAGAGTAGAGAAAGTGGCTGGGGACACTCTGGTTCTGGACTGCGAGGTTTCAAGATCAAATGCCGAGGTCACCTGGAAGAAGAATGGGGAAGAAGTAGAGGACTCCAGGAATATCACCATCCTGGAGGATGGTGTCATGCGTCAATTAACCGTTCACTCACTAACAGTGGAAGATGCTGGGCAGTATGTCTGCGATGCGAAGGATGATGTGATGGATTTCCATGTAAAAGTGCAAG atCTGCCGGTGAAAATTCTTGGAAAAACcgatgcaaaaacagaaaagcagtttTTAGTATCAGATGACATTATTCTAGTGTGCGAACTATCAAGAGCCAATGCCTCAGTCAGCTGGTACAAAGACAACCAGTTAATTGACGACACTGAGCGGTACTGTAGCGAGGAGCAGGGCGTTTTCCGATCGCTGGTTGTCCTAAATGCTGGGCTGGAAGATTCAGGAGAATACACCTGTGACGCAGTGGATGATAAGATGGTTTTCTACATCACCGTCAAAG AACCTCCTGTACAGATCGTTGGAAACTCAGGCCACCCAGAGCATCATATCCTGGTAGCAGGAGATGACCTTATTTTGGAGTGTGAGGTTTCTCGGCCGAACGCCATCGTTCAGTGGTTATGGAACGGCGAGATACTGAAACCGGACACCCGTATACAAATTGACAGCTATGATGTTGTGAGGAAGCTTGTTCTCTCTGGACTTGAGCCCTCAGACTCCGGAAAATACGTTTGTGATGCCATCGACGACAAATTGATAACAATTGTTGAGGTTCAAG TTCCCCGTGTTGTCGAGTTCATAGCGGAGCTCCGCAACATCACGGTGTGTGAGGGAGAAGATGCGGTGTTTAAGTGTGTCGTCTCACCGGAGGACACTCAGTTGGCGTGGCGCTTAAATGGCAAGCGAGTAGCTCTGAATGAGCGCACTGTCGTTTCAAGCAACGGACTGTGCCACATGCTCTGCATCCACAACTGCATGGTTTCAGATAGCGGCAGAGTGACAGCTGATGCGGAGGGGTTGGTATCGGAGGCAGAACTCCAGGTTCAAG AGCAACAGGTGTTGTTCACCAAGAAAATGACACCAGTTGTAGCCGAAGAGTACAGTGAGGCGACTctagaggtggaggtgagtctGGATTCGGGAGAGGTGCAGTGGATGAGGCAAGGGGTGCTGATCCACCCCGGAGCAAAGTACACCCTGAAACACAAGGGCCGAAAACACAGTCTCACTATCCACAAACTGGCCGTGTCTGACCGGGGCACCTACAGCTGTGAAACCCTCCATGACCGCACGCAGGCCCAGCTCACAGTGGAAC ctcgAAAAATCACAATCAAGAGAGGGCTGACTGACGTGAAAACCACGGAGAGAGAAACGGCGTCTTTCGAGGTGGAACTATCCCACCCCCACGTCACAGGCACCTGGACGAGAAACGGAATCCAGCTCAAGCCGACGAGTCACTTCCGTATGAGCGCCAAAGGAGCCGTTCACAGCCTCACCATCTCCAACCTCTCAGTAGAGGACACCGCCACCTTTATGTTCTGTGTAGAGCATTTGAAGACGTCTGCGAGGCTTGTTGTGAAGG AGCCTCCAGTGACCATTTTCAGAAAACTGGAAGACCAGAAATTCCCTGACGGGGCAGTGATCTCCATTGAGTGTGAGCTGTCAAGACATAACGTTGATGTGAAATGGCTGAAG AATGGAGTGGAGGTGAAGCCAGGCAAGGACTTGCGCATTTATGCAATGGGAAGGAAGCGGTTTCTTCAGATCATGAAGTGTCATGTCAGTGATTCTGGGATGTACACCTGCGATGCTGGAGATGCGACTACATCCTGCACGGTGGAGGTCTATG AGCGTGAGCTGCTGGTCCTGCAGGGCCTCGAGGACCTGGACATCCAAGAGGATCagaatgctgtgtttgtgtgtgagatctCGGTGGAGGATGTGCCGGGAGAATGGTACAAAAACGGGGAGAGGATACACCCCACCAGCACCGTCAAGATCCGCCAGGAAG GGACCAAACACTTTCTTCTTATGTGCAATGTGCGGGCAGAGGACTCCGGAGAGATCAAGTTCGTCAGCAGACATGTTGAATCTGTGGCTTCCCTGGAGGTGGAAG AGCTTCCGGTCAACATCGTGAAACCTCTGCAGGACAAGACGGCCCTCGAGAAGAGCCGCGTCATCCTCGACTGCACCGTCTCCAACCCCAGATGTAGTATCCGCTGGTACAAAGGCAGCAATGTCATCCTGCCCTCCGAGCGCTTTGAGATCTGCAGTGAAGGCTGCTATCGCAAGCTCATcatccagcaggtggcgctggaTGATGAGGGCACGTACAGTGTGCAGGTTGGAGAGTATACATGCTCTGCAAAACTCACAGTGGAGG CTCAGTCTCTGTTAATGGTCAGAGAGCTGAAGGATGTGGAAGTCATGGCCCCCGATGAAGCCTGCTTTGAATGCGAGGTCTCAGTCCCTGTCCTCAAAGCCCCTGTGTGGAGTCTGAATGGGGAGCCCTTACAGTCGAGCTCTCGTGTACGCCTGGAGAGGATGGGCACAGTCCACAGGCTGACCCTCCGACAAACCTCCCCTG